GGGGTCTGGCCCGGCACCGCACCGAGCTGCAGCGCGCCGAGGGCGGGCTGGTCTTCGGACGCCTCGACGCACTCGACGGCACCACCCGCAGGATCGGCCGCATCGGCGTCTCCGGCGCCACCGACGATGACGATCCGCTGGTGCTCGACTGGCGCGCGCAGGCCGCTCGCCCGTTCTACCTGGCCACCCCGGTCGAACCGCTCGGACAGGCCCACCGCCGCCACATCCGCGTCGAGGGCAGCACCGTCACGGGCGTCGACGACGAGCCGCTCGACGTGGCCAACGCGAGCGGCCTGGTCGGCGAGGGCGCCCTCTTCGCGGCTCTCGGGGAGCGGCGTACGGGCCAGATGACCACCGCCGCCGCGACCCTGCAGCGCGAGCAGGACAAGGTGGTGCGTGCCGAGGCGAAGGGACCGCTCGTGGTGCAGGGCGGCCCGGGCACGGGCAAGACCGTGGTGGCGCTCCACCGTGCCGCCTACCTGCTCTTCGCCAACCCGCAGCTCGCGGCCCAGGGGGTCTTGACGCTCGGCCCGTCGCGCAGGTTCCTGGACTACATCGCGCAGGTGCTCCCCGCCCTCGGTGAGACCGCGATCGTCGCGGCCACCCCCGACATCCTCGTGCCGGGCATCACCGTCACCGCCGAGGATCCGCGCGCGACCGAGGAGATCAAGGGGCGAGCGCTGTGGCAACCGGCGCTGACCCGCTACGTCGCCTCGCTCACGCCCGAGGCCACTGCGATCGAGCTCTTCTGGCAGGCGGAGCGATACGAGATCCCGGCCGCCACCGTCGGTCGCCTCATCGCCGCCGCGATCTCGGGACGCACCTATCACGGCGCGCGCGCCGTTTTCGCCGACCAGGTGCGTGAGCGACTCGTGCAGGCCATCGCCGACCGCAGCGAGGAGCTCTTCGCCCGCGTCGACGACGGTCTCGAAGACATCGTGCACCAGCGCGTCGACTTCCCCGAGGTCGCGGGCGGCGACGAAGGCAGCGAGGCCGACGGCGTGCTCACCGACGCCGAGCTCGACGCGCTGCGCGAGAAGATCGCCGACGACCCGCACGTGGCCGTGACCGTCGGCAGGGTCTGGCCGG
The sequence above is drawn from the Nocardioides albertanoniae genome and encodes:
- a CDS encoding HelD family protein; the encoded protein is MTEETTAPYAGAAVREDAIAEEQAHLDAAHERRHEIVRALGAELSTPAQDAVEQARHRGLARHRTELQRAEGGLVFGRLDALDGTTRRIGRIGVSGATDDDDPLVLDWRAQAARPFYLATPVEPLGQAHRRHIRVEGSTVTGVDDEPLDVANASGLVGEGALFAALGERRTGQMTTAAATLQREQDKVVRAEAKGPLVVQGGPGTGKTVVALHRAAYLLFANPQLAAQGVLTLGPSRRFLDYIAQVLPALGETAIVAATPDILVPGITVTAEDPRATEEIKGRALWQPALTRYVASLTPEATAIELFWQAERYEIPAATVGRLIAAAISGRTYHGARAVFADQVRERLVQAIADRSEELFARVDDGLEDIVHQRVDFPEVAGGDEGSEADGVLTDAELDALREKIADDPHVAVTVGRVWPVLDPEEELRRLLHDDAALRQFAPELSAAERAAVSAQQTGWASGDVALLDAISDLLGDTVVHPPEEEFLAERAAARRDWVYGHVIVDEAQELSEMQWHMVARRTPQLSITAVGDIDQAETPHHHTTWAQAVGAVFGSRWTQAALTIGYRTPAEVMALTAPILKRAGSLSEPPRAVRFSGFEPWELDVDEAHLVTETARAFRELTDRWSGGTVGVIAAADRVPVLSAALENVPVITATQSKGLEWDATLVIDPDGIAAEPRGWNRLYVALTRSTQELGRINIGAAGR